The sequence GCTGGCATCAACCACTGCGCGCCCGAGGAGGTCCACCAGACCATCAGCGGTTTCGGTGCGCACCAAGAACGGTGCGTCATCGCGGCCTGCGGTACGAGTCTTGTCTGCTCCGCGCCCGTCCTCCAGCACCCGGCTGACCTTCACCACACGGTGGCCGTAGCGGATGCGCGGCGCCAGTTCGGGGTGCGCCGCCAAGGGTTCGAGGTATTCGCTGAGTAGTTCGCCACCGGTGGGCAGCTTGGTGATGCGTGGTGCTTCCCAGTCCCCCGCATAGCCTTCCGTCGCGGTTTCCAGCAGGCGGCGGGCGGCGGCATCGATGTTGAATCGCCATGGGGAGAAGAGCTTGATGTGGGACCACTGCGAAATGGCGGCCCCCGCAGTGTTTCCGGATTCAAGAACCAGCACCTCCTGGCTGCGCTCGCGCAGGTGCGCGGCGGTGGCAAGGCCTACGGGGCCGGCGCCGATAACGATGACCGGAAGGTTCTGGTTCATGGAATTCTCCTTGATGGCTGCGGGTATTGGGCCGGAAACTGCTTATGCGGCGGGAAGCAGTTCTGAGATCAGGTTTTCGATGCGCTCACGGATCTCATCGCGGATCGGGCGGACCCCGTCCACGCCCTGGCCTGCTGGATCCTCCAGCTTCCAGTCTTCATAGCGCTTGCCGGGGAAGAATGGGCAGGCATCGCCGCAGCCCATGGTGATCACGACGTCGGAGTCCTGTACGGCCTCGGTGGTCAATACCTTGGGGATCTCGGTGGACATGTCGATGCCCACCTCGGCCATTGCTTCCACAGCCGCTGGGTTCACCGAATCAGCGGGCGCGGAGCCGGCTGAGCGGACCTCGATGCGGCCTTCGGAGAGGTGGGACAGGAAGGCAGCGGCCATCTGCGAGCGGCCGGCGTTGTGCACGCAGACGAACAGGACCGAAGGCTTGGTGGTGGAAGTCATCAGTTGCATATTCCTTAGGCAGAAGTGGTGGAAGATTCGAAAGCTGGGAAGAATTTGCGTGCCCACAAGGCGACGTAGACCAGCGCTACAAGGATGGGAACCTCGATCAGCGGGCCCACTACTCCGGCCAAAGCCTGGCCGCTGGTGGCGCCGAAGGTGGCGATGGCCACCGCGATGGCCAGTTCGAAGTTGTTGCCGGCGGCGGTGAAGGCCAGCGTGGTGGTGCGCGGGTAGCCGAGCTTGAGCCAATGGCCGATGAGCATGCCCGCGCCGAAGACCACGACGAAGTAAGTCAGCAGCGGGATGGCCATGCGCAGCACATCCAGCGGCTTGGAGATGATGTTATCGCCCTGCAGGGCGAAGAGCAGCACGATGGTGAACAGCAATCCGCGCAAGGCCCACGGGCCGATTTTCGGCAGGAACTTGTTCTCGTACCAGTCCCTGCCCTTGGCCTTTTCACCGAAGGTGCGTGTCAGGTAGCCGGCCACCAGCGGGATGCCCAGGAAGACCAGCACCGACGCGGTGATGGCGCCGATGGAGAACTGCGCGCTGGTGGTTTCCAGTCCCAGCCAGGATGGCAGCAGCTGCAGATAGAACCAGCCCAGGGCACCGAAGGCGATGACCTGGAAGACGGAGTTGATGGCTACCAGCACTGCGGCCGCTTCGCGGTCGCCGCAGGCCAGGTCATTCCAGATGAACACCATCGCGATGCAGCGGGCTAGGCCCACGATGATCAGGCCGGTGCGGTATTCGGGAAGGTCAGCGAGGAAGACCCAGGCCAGTACGAACATGAACGCCGGGGCGAGGACCCAGTTGATCACCAGCGAGGTGATCATCAGCTTCTTATCGGCCAGCACACGGCCGGTTTCGTTGTAGCGGACCTTGGCCAGCACCGGGTACATCATGACCAGCAGGCCAATGGCAATGGGCACCGAAACGCCGGCGATGGTGAACTTGTCCAGCAGCTGGCCGAGTCCCGGGAAGATCCGTCCTAGTCCTAAGCCGATGGCCATGGCCAGCAGGATCCAGAGGGCCAAGTAGCGGTCGACAAACGACAGCTTTTGGGCCACAGGGGCAGTATCGGGCGCGGATGTCACTGAATCATCACTCCAAAGTTGAGGTATCGACGATTGTCGATGTCTCGAGTATGATTTCTTATATCGACGTTTGTCAATCTCTGACGCCTGCCAAGAAAAGAGCCGAGGTCCGTGAGCACAGCCACCGTGAAACCTGCCAGCGGGAATTGCGGCGTGCCAGCAGCCGACGTCTGCTGCGCGCCATCGCCCGGAGAGGCAATCCTGAATGCCGGGGAGGCCGAAGCGCTGGCGCTGCGCTTCAAGGCCCTGGGGGATCCCAACCGCCTGCGCATCCTATCCATTGTCTCCGCCAGCGAGTCGGCAGAGACGTGCGTCTGCGACCTGCCCGAACCACTGGGCCTCAAGCAACCGACGGTCTCGCACCACCTGAAAATCCTGGTGGATGCCGGAATCCTGCACCGCGAAAAGCGCGGGGTGTGGGCGTACTACTCTGTCGTGCCTGGCGCATTGGAATCCTTGGGCGCCAGCCTGGCGACCAGGCCCTAGACTGGCTTGCTGCAACTGCATTCCGGGAGCCTGGGGTCGCGCAACCTGGCATCCATCCAATAGCTCCATTTCCCTGCCCTCGCAATCAGCTCAGCGAGCAGCATCGAAACGATGCAGGTGCCAGCATTGCCGGCTCGACATGGACCGGATGCGCAATAGCCCATTACAGGCAAGACCCCGACGCCCTTGCCGTCGGGCACGAGCCAGTACCCTGCTTCGGACGCTCGAACTTCATGAGCTTATGCGTGCCATCGGAAAAGGGCTTGATGGCAGAGCCCCCGCAGCGGCATAGCGCTACGGGTCCTTGCCGGGCGTCGATGGATTGCCCCTCGGCATCCACGATTTCAAAATCTCCCCTGAGCAGCAATGGGCCCTGCGGGCAGACGGTAATCATGGCTGCTCCCGAAGCGCTGTGTCCGTCGATCATACGACTGCCCCTGCCCCGGCATGCAACGCCGATCTGCCAGCTTCCCACGCGTCCGAGTACTTCGCGCCGGCCAACGCGTCAACGGCGGCCGCGGCTTGGGCGCCGAAGATTATGTCGGGTACCGGATCCGGTTCGTCTTCAGCCAGCCCGCCAGCTAGGTCGCGGCCGGCGATTTGCTCATGGACCGCATCAGCTTCCACATGCTCATCGAAGTAATCGGTCACCGGGGATTCATATCCCAAGCGCCGGAACCCGCGGGCATAAGCCGCCTGGGGTATCGAGGAAGTCATCTCGTACAGGGCCAGGTGGCCGGTGATGGCTCCCCGAAGCCGCCGGTGCATGCCGAAGAGCGAAATCATGTTCACTGCCGCCAGCGTCACCGCCGGAATGCTGTCTATGTACGCGCCGAAGTCATCACGCAGGCCCAGGCCCCTCATCGTCTTCCTGAACAGCTCGCTATGCATTCGCGGCAAATGCCCATTTCCGTACTCATCAGCCTGGATCTCCACCATTGCGGTTTTTGCACAGCCCTCAAGTTTAGGGATCGCCCAGGTATGTGGATCAGCTTCCTTGAGCTGGTAAATCGACTTAAGAATCAAGAATTCGCGTGCTTGAGCGGCATCGACCTGGCGCTGGATGAACTTCGAGACCGACGGTCCAGCATCATCAGCAGCGAGCTCGAACAGGGCTTGGGCCACCTCGGACGACATCGGTTCCACGCTGGGAAGCGGACCTGCCACATCGCGAAGCGCTTGCTCGAAGTCCTCCTCGATCCGGGCTCGAAGCGAAATGAGCCCGGGGTCCCATTCCCAGCGATCATCGACCTCTGCAAATCCCCGATGGTGCAGTTCGTAGAGCACGAAAAGGCTCAGCTGCAGGGGGCAGTGCCCGTTCGCCGGTCAAGCGAGCGTTCGGATAGGTAAGTCCCCGGTGCTCAGTTGGCAGTCCGAAGCAACGCCACTTAAATGAATCGTCTCCGATCCGCAGATTCCGCTTCGCCCTGCGGAACAGGAGGCATCCTCAGAAGAACACTCCACGATGATCACCGAGCGCCAAAAGCGAAACCCGGGGAATCCCACGGCTCAACGCCGCAGGGCTTCGTGGGCGGTCGCCTTTCTGAGAACTGCCATCAACGGAGGATTAAGTGAACACGCCTGAACACCAAATGCGCGCCATGCAACACGTCGAGAGACTTTTGAATTGCCCCGAGGCCAGAACCCATCTCATTGCGTACGGCTGGACGGAGGGCATGCCCGTGGTATTTGTGCAACGCTCTGATCTGGCGGATGAAGTCATGGGCTTCGTATCGGTCCATGGGCGGGCTGTACTTTTGGTTCTTGATGATGGCCAGGCTGATGGCCTGCAGCTATGGCGCATCACAGTACCCAGCCCGCTCT comes from Glutamicibacter arilaitensis Re117 and encodes:
- a CDS encoding arsenate reductase ArsC, which translates into the protein MTSTTKPSVLFVCVHNAGRSQMAAAFLSHLSEGRIEVRSAGSAPADSVNPAAVEAMAEVGIDMSTEIPKVLTTEAVQDSDVVITMGCGDACPFFPGKRYEDWKLEDPAGQGVDGVRPIRDEIRERIENLISELLPAA
- the arsB gene encoding ACR3 family arsenite efflux transporter, whose amino-acid sequence is MTSAPDTAPVAQKLSFVDRYLALWILLAMAIGLGLGRIFPGLGQLLDKFTIAGVSVPIAIGLLVMMYPVLAKVRYNETGRVLADKKLMITSLVINWVLAPAFMFVLAWVFLADLPEYRTGLIIVGLARCIAMVFIWNDLACGDREAAAVLVAINSVFQVIAFGALGWFYLQLLPSWLGLETTSAQFSIGAITASVLVFLGIPLVAGYLTRTFGEKAKGRDWYENKFLPKIGPWALRGLLFTIVLLFALQGDNIISKPLDVLRMAIPLLTYFVVVFGAGMLIGHWLKLGYPRTTTLAFTAAGNNFELAIAVAIATFGATSGQALAGVVGPLIEVPILVALVYVALWARKFFPAFESSTTSA
- a CDS encoding ArsR/SmtB family transcription factor, encoding MSTATVKPASGNCGVPAADVCCAPSPGEAILNAGEAEALALRFKALGDPNRLRILSIVSASESAETCVCDLPEPLGLKQPTVSHHLKILVDAGILHREKRGVWAYYSVVPGALESLGASLATRP
- a CDS encoding CDGSH iron-sulfur domain-containing protein, which produces MIDGHSASGAAMITVCPQGPLLLRGDFEIVDAEGQSIDARQGPVALCRCGGSAIKPFSDGTHKLMKFERPKQGTGSCPTARASGSCL
- a CDS encoding iron-containing redox enzyme family protein — translated: MLYELHHRGFAEVDDRWEWDPGLISLRARIEEDFEQALRDVAGPLPSVEPMSSEVAQALFELAADDAGPSVSKFIQRQVDAAQAREFLILKSIYQLKEADPHTWAIPKLEGCAKTAMVEIQADEYGNGHLPRMHSELFRKTMRGLGLRDDFGAYIDSIPAVTLAAVNMISLFGMHRRLRGAITGHLALYEMTSSIPQAAYARGFRRLGYESPVTDYFDEHVEADAVHEQIAGRDLAGGLAEDEPDPVPDIIFGAQAAAAVDALAGAKYSDAWEAGRSALHAGAGAVV